A region of Ignavibacteriota bacterium DNA encodes the following proteins:
- a CDS encoding polyphosphate kinase 2 family protein produces MTESQIEKYLVKPGTSINLHKIDASEYKTYKGNKETAFEEVRQMNMKLDELQKIQNGEKKHKVLIVFQGMDASGKDGAIRNVFHSVNPSGVYVAHFGAPSRKELSHDFLWRIHQAAPANGEMVIFNRSHYEDVLIVRVQNLKPKEVWQRRFHHIVNFERLLYDEGTKIYKFYLHISNEEQRRRLQSRVDNPDKHWKIEPNDFKDRELWNDYIDAYNDVLNRTSRKWAPWYIIPANKKWYRDLIISNILVKELSQLKMKYPKPKIDYSGIVVK; encoded by the coding sequence ATGACAGAATCTCAAATCGAAAAATATTTGGTAAAACCTGGAACAAGCATAAATCTGCATAAGATTGACGCTTCCGAGTATAAAACATACAAAGGCAATAAAGAAACTGCCTTTGAAGAAGTCCGACAAATGAATATGAAGCTGGATGAACTTCAAAAGATTCAAAATGGCGAAAAAAAACATAAGGTTTTGATTGTTTTTCAAGGAATGGATGCAAGCGGTAAAGATGGTGCCATCAGAAATGTTTTTCACAGTGTAAATCCGAGTGGTGTTTATGTTGCGCACTTCGGAGCTCCATCGAGAAAAGAGCTGAGTCATGACTTCCTTTGGAGAATACATCAGGCTGCTCCTGCAAATGGCGAAATGGTGATTTTCAATAGGAGTCATTATGAAGATGTTCTGATAGTTCGTGTTCAGAATCTCAAACCAAAAGAAGTATGGCAAAGACGATTTCATCATATTGTAAATTTTGAACGGCTCTTATATGACGAAGGGACTAAAATTTATAAATTTTACCTCCATATCAGCAATGAAGAACAAAGACGAAGACTTCAGTCAAGAGTGGATAATCCGGACAAACATTGGAAAATCGAACCAAACGACTTTAAAGACAGAGAATTATGGAATGATTATATTGATGCATATAATGATGTGTTAAATAGAACAAGTCGCAAATGGGCGCCATGGTATATTATACCGGCTAATAAAAAGTGGTATCGGGATTTGATTATTTCAAATATTTTAGTCAAGGAATTATCCCAGCTTAA